In the genome of Ananas comosus cultivar F153 unplaced genomic scaffold, ASM154086v1, whole genome shotgun sequence, the window CTTACTGCCAAGGACGAAGGAACAGCTGCAGGCAAAGGTTGAACACTACATGGGTACAATGCGAGCAACGAGGCAGCTGCATACCCGGATTTCAACCTTTCACAAGTTGTCATCTGAGTGTCAGAGTCCATCTGCCGTGTCCtgctcaaaattaacaaatgcCACGGATCAGCCTAATACACACTGTAACTAAGAAATCAACTAATTTAGCTGAGACAAAATTACGAACCGTATAGACTTGACCAATTCATCAGAACTGATTTTCCTGAGAATTTCCTTGTGCTCAGCACTAGAAATTCTGAGTCCCTTCCTTATATCCGATATAAGTTCTGCCTTCTCCTATAAGAGACATGAGAGTTGGACAAATGCGATAGTAAACATACAGAAATAACCAAAAGAAAAGTTGCAGCAAGTACCCATGAAAGAACATCTGATTGAGCATTGAATGCTCTTAAAACAGCACTATACGCTTTAGTCTCCAAGCAGTGAACTTGAAGTTCTATGTCTATTTCATCTTCTCCGCGAGATAATGGAGCTGAGGCCATCTCCGTGGCTCCGGAATTATGCGCACTTCTCGAAGCCCGAAGTGTGCCAGGATCTGGCAAGTCATCATCAGTTTCTGTTAAGCAAATACAAGGAAAAGTTATGTTACTGCTAGCATAACAGCAAGTTTAGCTTCAATAgattgtttgaattttgaagAGTTTATTTACTCTTCTTCCAACAACAAGTTCCAATCCATAGTATCAGCCCTACGTATGAAAATTAGAATGCCCCGTGATTCCACACTACACTGTCTACGATTTCGACAGTTTCTAACCAAATAAAGTCCTAAACCCTAATCTCAGATATCTTTATGCACTgtacaaatcaaaaaaaaaaaaaaaaaaaaaaaaaaaaaaaaaaaaaaccacttcAAAccagggggggggggggggggggggggggggggggggggctgaTGAAGCTTCATCAAACAATCCCTTCCCTCCGCAAGAGAATCGCAAGGCTCCAAACAACAAAGCAATCGACCAAACACAGTAACAATTAATGAACAAAAGCACGATATATAGCGATCGAAAAAAGGATGCGGAAAAGACGACAAATCTATGGAACAACAACATACTACCGCCGCTATCGCTCTTCGAAGATCCCATCTTTATGCTCGAGAAAATCCcagagaaggagagaggagcCGATTCTAAAACTCTTAACAAGAGAAAAGCAGAgtagtggagagagagagagagagagagagagagagagagagagggagagagcgcgcgcgcgcgcgcattAAGAGGGAGAAGAGTATATATAGATCAATAATGACGCTGCTTGGAAAACAAGTTCGAATAGAGATCAAATTTGGTTTACAGTTGGGATAAAAATTCAACTAATAATTGATTTATAGGAGTTCGATTGAGCGCGCTTGCGCTTGGTTCCGGGTTCTATCGTTCTCGTTCtatttttgttgaaaaaaaacAATAGAAGACACGTGTTAACTTAATCAATGGATGTTGGTTCGTTCTAATTTTACTGATTTTTCTATGTCAGGTTAGGAACGTAATCGAATTGATCTTATTTCTGATTTTTGTATATTGGAAAATCACCGACACGAGAGATTAGGAATTGGGATTTCCATCTATCAAAATTCCAGACTTTTCCAGATTCACATGATGTCCCAATCTGTAACAAGAGAGATCTACGAAAAAAAATAtgtcaggttttttttttttactttctggAGAATATAAGCCTTTGTACATTTTGATTGCATGTTTGCTGTAGATTG includes:
- the LOC109705711 gene encoding protein EMSY-LIKE 3-like isoform X2, encoding MGSSKSDSGETDDDLPDPGTLRASRSAHNSGATEMASAPLSRGEDEIDIELQVHCLETKAYSAVLRAFNAQSDVLSWEKAELISDIRKGLRISSAEHKEILRKISSDELVKSIRTRQMDSDTQMTTCERLKSGYAAASLLALYPCSVQPLPAAVPSSLAVSNCDLKRTNLIDDHCGGHAFSPQLNRRKVTQDRQPRSMAKPGGLLVVRTSKKCSVPSGTDSLKPRPDVIEIRATDELINEIEKFCRENPDRANVKRAKSILRDHEKALMEAIGRLSC
- the LOC109705711 gene encoding protein EMSY-LIKE 3-like isoform X4; its protein translation is MGSSKSDSGGKTDDDLPDPGTLRASRSAHNSGATEMASAPLSRGEDEIDIELQVHCLETKAYSAVLRAFNAQSDVLSWEKAELISDIRKGLRISSAEHKEILRKISSDELVKSIRTRQMDSDTQMTTCERLKSGYAAASLLALYPCSVQPLPAAVPSSLATNLIDDHCGGHAFSPQLNRRKVTQDRQPRSMAKPGGLLVVRTSKKCSVPSGTDSLKPRPDVIEIRATDELINEIEKFCRENPDRANVKRAKSILRDHEKALMEAIGRLSC
- the LOC109705711 gene encoding protein EMSY-LIKE 3-like isoform X1, which encodes MGSSKSDSGGKTDDDLPDPGTLRASRSAHNSGATEMASAPLSRGEDEIDIELQVHCLETKAYSAVLRAFNAQSDVLSWEKAELISDIRKGLRISSAEHKEILRKISSDELVKSIRTRQMDSDTQMTTCERLKSGYAAASLLALYPCSVQPLPAAVPSSLAVSNCDLKRTNLIDDHCGGHAFSPQLNRRKVTQDRQPRSMAKPGGLLVVRTSKKCSVPSGTDSLKPRPDVIEIRATDELINEIEKFCRENPDRANVKRAKSILRDHEKALMEAIGRLSC
- the LOC109705711 gene encoding protein EMSY-LIKE 3-like isoform X3 codes for the protein MGSSKSDSGGNPGTLRASRSAHNSGATEMASAPLSRGEDEIDIELQVHCLETKAYSAVLRAFNAQSDVLSWEKAELISDIRKGLRISSAEHKEILRKISSDELVKSIRTRQMDSDTQMTTCERLKSGYAAASLLALYPCSVQPLPAAVPSSLAVSNCDLKRTNLIDDHCGGHAFSPQLNRRKVTQDRQPRSMAKPGGLLVVRTSKKCSVPSGTDSLKPRPDVIEIRATDELINEIEKFCRENPDRANVKRAKSILRDHEKALMEAIGRLSC